From the genome of Proteus vulgaris, one region includes:
- the maeB gene encoding NADP-dependent oxaloacetate-decarboxylating malate dehydrogenase — translation MEDKLKQSALDFHEFPVPGKITVTPTKPLITQRDLALAYSPGVAAPCLEIAADPLAAYRYTAKGNLVGVISNGTAVLGLGNIGALAGKPVMEGKGVLFKKFSGVDVFDIEVNETDPDKLVDIIASLEPTFGGINLEDIKAPECFYIEKKLRERMNIPVFHDDQHGTAIISTAAILNGLRIIRKDISKVKLVVSGAGAASIACMNLLVALGLTRENITVCDSKGVIYRGREANMAETKAAYAIEDNGTRTLDDVINNADIFLGCSGPGVLTQEMVKKMARDPLILALANPEPEILPPLAKAVRSDAIICTGRSDYPNQVNNVLCFPFIFRGALDVGATAINEEMKLACVHAIAELALAEQNEEVASAYGDQELSFGPEYIIPKPFDPRLIVKIAPAVAKAAMDSGVATRPIEDFSVYIEHLNEFVYKTNLFMKPIFSQAKKEKKRIVLAEGEENRVLHATQELVTLGLATPILIGRPSVIEMRIQKLGLHIQAGKDFEVVNNENDPRFKEYWQEYHQIMKRRGVSQEQARRAMIGNPTLIGAIMVRRGEADGLICGTVGSYAEHFEIYKNVFGLREGMETAGAMNALLLPSGNTFITDTYVNEDPTAEQLADITLMAADTIRRFGIEPKAALVSRSSFGSFDSPSSIKLRKALEIIKQRAPELEIDGEMHADAALVESIRRDVMPDSPLKGSANLLIMPTMEAARISYNLLRVTSSDGVTVGPVLMGVAKPAHILTPIASVRRIVNMVALAVVEAQAQSQN, via the coding sequence ATGGAAGACAAATTAAAACAAAGCGCTCTAGATTTTCATGAATTTCCCGTACCAGGCAAAATCACAGTAACACCTACAAAACCGTTAATTACCCAACGTGACTTAGCATTAGCTTATTCGCCGGGTGTTGCAGCACCTTGTTTAGAAATTGCAGCTGATCCTCTTGCTGCTTATCGCTATACCGCTAAAGGTAACCTTGTTGGGGTGATTTCAAATGGTACAGCAGTGCTTGGACTTGGAAATATTGGGGCCTTAGCCGGTAAGCCTGTAATGGAAGGTAAAGGCGTTTTGTTTAAGAAGTTTTCTGGTGTTGATGTTTTTGACATTGAAGTTAATGAAACGGACCCTGATAAACTTGTTGATATTATTGCTTCATTAGAACCTACTTTTGGTGGTATTAACCTCGAAGATATTAAAGCACCAGAGTGTTTCTACATTGAGAAAAAATTGCGCGAGAGAATGAATATCCCTGTTTTCCATGATGATCAACATGGTACAGCAATTATCTCAACCGCGGCGATCCTCAATGGTTTACGCATTATTCGAAAAGATATCAGTAAAGTAAAATTAGTGGTATCAGGAGCAGGTGCAGCTTCCATCGCTTGTATGAATCTATTAGTCGCTTTAGGGCTAACACGTGAAAATATCACAGTATGTGACTCAAAAGGAGTTATCTACCGTGGTCGTGAAGCTAATATGGCAGAAACCAAAGCTGCCTATGCGATTGAAGACAATGGTACGCGCACATTAGATGATGTTATTAATAATGCTGATATTTTCTTAGGTTGTTCAGGGCCTGGTGTATTAACACAAGAAATGGTTAAAAAAATGGCGCGTGATCCACTTATTCTTGCGCTTGCAAATCCAGAGCCTGAAATTTTACCACCACTAGCAAAAGCGGTACGTTCTGATGCGATCATCTGTACAGGTCGTTCGGACTACCCAAATCAGGTTAATAACGTATTGTGTTTCCCATTCATTTTCCGTGGCGCCTTAGACGTTGGTGCGACTGCGATTAATGAAGAGATGAAACTCGCGTGTGTACATGCTATTGCAGAGCTTGCACTGGCAGAGCAAAACGAAGAAGTCGCTTCAGCGTATGGTGATCAAGAGCTCTCTTTTGGTCCAGAGTACATTATTCCAAAACCGTTTGATCCACGCTTAATTGTAAAAATTGCACCAGCAGTTGCAAAAGCGGCAATGGATTCGGGTGTTGCAACACGCCCAATTGAAGATTTCTCGGTTTATATCGAACATCTTAATGAGTTTGTTTATAAAACTAACTTATTTATGAAACCTATTTTCTCTCAAGCGAAAAAAGAGAAAAAACGCATTGTGTTAGCTGAAGGTGAAGAAAACCGCGTATTACATGCCACACAAGAACTCGTTACATTAGGTTTAGCAACTCCAATCTTAATTGGTCGCCCTAGTGTAATTGAGATGCGTATTCAAAAACTAGGTTTACATATTCAAGCGGGCAAAGATTTTGAAGTAGTGAACAATGAAAATGACCCACGTTTCAAAGAATATTGGCAAGAATATCACCAAATTATGAAACGTCGTGGTGTTTCTCAAGAACAAGCTCGTCGCGCAATGATTGGTAATCCAACGCTTATAGGTGCCATTATGGTGCGTAGAGGTGAAGCGGATGGCTTGATTTGCGGTACAGTAGGGAGCTATGCAGAGCACTTCGAAATCTATAAAAATGTGTTTGGTTTACGTGAAGGTATGGAAACGGCAGGAGCAATGAATGCACTGTTACTGCCAAGCGGTAATACTTTCATTACAGATACTTATGTTAATGAAGATCCAACAGCCGAACAACTGGCGGATATTACTCTCATGGCAGCGGACACCATTCGTCGCTTTGGTATTGAACCAAAAGCCGCACTAGTTTCTCGCTCAAGTTTTGGCTCTTTTGATAGTCCATCATCAATTAAACTCAGAAAAGCGTTAGAAATTATCAAACAACGCGCACCTGAATTAGAAATTGATGGTGAAATGCATGCTGATGCGGCATTAGTAGAGTCTATTCGCCGTGATGTGATGCCTGATAGCCCATTAAAAGGCTCTGCGAATTTACTTATTATGCCAACAATGGAAGCGGCACGTATTAGTTATAACTTATTACGAGTAACTAGTTCTGATGGTGTGACTGTGGGGCCTGTTTTAATGGGGGTCGCTAAACCAGCTCATATTTTAACGCCAATTGCATCAGTACGTCGTATCGTAAATATGGTGGCATTAGCTGTTGTCGAAGCGCAAGCACAATCGCAAAATTAA
- a CDS encoding response regulator, protein MPSYSIMIVDDHPIMRYGLRLLLEKDKDFVVVSESGNVQEAVTAAKQLNPDLIMMDLNLQGRSGIDAIRTLRRSGLTSYVLVLSVSDSRNDVYAALDAGANGYLLKECELDMLLLSLRKAAVGHPVYSERVWQYIQLRQNYSDPLSALTKRELDVLHEVSVGMKNKQIAENLFISEETVKVHIRNILKKLQVTSRLAASLILIKHQY, encoded by the coding sequence ATGCCTAGCTACTCAATTATGATAGTGGATGATCACCCTATCATGAGATATGGATTACGGCTATTGTTAGAAAAAGACAAGGATTTTGTCGTAGTAAGCGAAAGTGGCAATGTTCAAGAGGCTGTAACCGCTGCAAAACAATTAAATCCAGATTTAATTATGATGGATTTAAATCTACAAGGGCGTTCAGGTATTGATGCTATTCGGACACTTCGACGTTCTGGTTTAACATCTTACGTTCTTGTTTTATCCGTTTCTGATTCACGCAACGATGTTTATGCTGCGTTGGATGCAGGCGCAAACGGTTATCTTTTAAAAGAATGTGAATTAGATATGCTGCTACTAAGCTTGCGTAAAGCGGCTGTTGGGCATCCTGTTTATAGCGAGCGAGTTTGGCAATATATTCAACTTAGACAAAACTATTCTGATCCACTTTCAGCTCTTACGAAAAGAGAACTTGATGTCCTTCATGAAGTGTCAGTTGGTATGAAAAACAAGCAAATTGCTGAAAACTTATTTATTTCTGAAGAAACAGTGAAAGTTCACATTCGTAACATTTTAAAGAAACTGCAAGTTACTTCTCGTTTAGCTGCTAGTCTTATTCTTATTAAGCACCAGTATTAA
- a CDS encoding ArsC family reductase — protein sequence MSTTNLTYTMYGIKNCDTIKKARKWLDDNHVPYAFHDYRKEGLTEALLRTFTENLDWQTLVNKRGTTWRQLSDEEKNAITDVTSAISLMLDKPAIIKRPILVSSDNRFIVGFNTNDYLTFTGA from the coding sequence ATGTCCACGACAAACCTGACATATACCATGTACGGCATAAAAAATTGCGATACAATCAAAAAAGCACGTAAATGGCTAGATGATAATCATGTTCCTTACGCGTTTCATGATTACCGCAAAGAGGGTTTGACGGAAGCATTATTACGCACCTTTACAGAAAACTTAGATTGGCAGACACTTGTGAATAAAAGAGGAACAACTTGGCGCCAATTATCTGATGAAGAAAAAAATGCAATCACGGATGTTACCTCCGCTATTTCACTGATGTTAGATAAACCCGCTATCATTAAGCGCCCTATTCTTGTCTCATCAGATAACCGCTTTATTGTCGGTTTTAATACCAATGACTATTTGACCTTTACAGGAGCCTAA
- the dapE gene encoding succinyl-diaminopimelate desuccinylase: MSCPVIELAQQLISRPSISPDDQGCQQLIIDRLAPLGFTIERMPFGETENLWACRGGEGETLAFAGHTDVVPTGDPALWEQPPFEPSIRDGMLYGRGAADMKGSLAAMIVAAERFVHSYPDHRGRLAFLITSDEEAKAADGTVKVVQSLMSRGERLDYCLVGEPSSQHQLGDMVKNGRRGSITANLLIQGVQGHVAYPHLAENPIHTASPFIQELVNTVWDEGNEFFPATTMQIANIHAGTGSNNVIPGELFIQFNFRFSTAITDEEIRQRTEALLQKHQLSYHLEWSLSGQPFITGQGKLLEAVRYSVKHYTNLEPELSTSGGTSDGRFIAQMGAQVVELGPVNATIHKVNECVNAADLQQLSRIYQRVMEQLIL, from the coding sequence ATGTCCTGTCCTGTTATTGAACTTGCACAACAATTAATTTCACGTCCTTCGATAAGCCCTGACGATCAAGGTTGTCAACAATTGATTATTGATAGGCTAGCTCCTCTTGGTTTTACTATTGAAAGAATGCCTTTTGGTGAAACAGAGAATTTATGGGCTTGCCGTGGTGGTGAGGGCGAGACTCTGGCCTTTGCTGGTCATACAGATGTAGTTCCTACTGGTGATCCTGCATTATGGGAACAACCACCGTTTGAACCGTCAATACGTGATGGCATGCTTTATGGGCGCGGTGCTGCTGATATGAAAGGTTCTCTTGCCGCAATGATTGTTGCCGCAGAACGTTTTGTTCATTCTTATCCTGATCATCGTGGACGGCTGGCTTTTTTAATTACCTCCGATGAAGAAGCAAAAGCAGCAGATGGCACAGTGAAAGTTGTGCAATCTTTGATGTCACGAGGCGAACGTCTCGATTATTGCCTTGTCGGTGAACCTTCAAGCCAACATCAATTAGGTGATATGGTTAAAAATGGCCGTCGTGGCTCAATAACAGCGAATTTATTAATTCAAGGTGTGCAAGGGCATGTCGCTTACCCTCACCTTGCAGAAAATCCTATTCATACTGCATCCCCTTTTATTCAAGAATTAGTCAATACGGTTTGGGATGAAGGCAACGAATTTTTCCCAGCAACAACCATGCAGATTGCCAATATTCATGCAGGTACTGGCAGTAATAATGTTATTCCTGGTGAGTTGTTTATCCAATTTAATTTCCGTTTTAGCACCGCAATTACTGATGAAGAAATTCGTCAACGTACAGAAGCTTTATTGCAAAAACACCAACTTAGTTATCATTTAGAATGGTCTTTATCAGGTCAACCTTTTATTACTGGTCAAGGTAAATTGCTTGAAGCGGTTCGCTATTCTGTTAAACATTATACCAATTTAGAACCAGAGCTCTCCACCAGTGGAGGCACTTCTGATGGGCGATTTATAGCTCAAATGGGAGCACAAGTTGTTGAGTTAGGCCCTGTGAATGCAACTATTCACAAAGTGAATGAATGTGTCAATGCGGCAGACTTACAGCAACTTAGTCGAATTTATCAGCGAGTGATGGAGCAACTTATTTTATGA
- a CDS encoding M15 family metallopeptidase, producing the protein MITPLMLTGRSTDHLVTLSGQHRLQFNATKAFLALQQQATKAGFKLMPASSFRDFNRQLAIWNGKFEGTRPVLDAQSQPIDIHSLSEGERCTAILKWSALPGASRHHWGTEIDIYDPFRLPEGQSLQLEPWEYEDGGYFAELNEWLTENMSAYDFYRPFTHKESDIAYEPWHISYWPLSHEASLAYTPEILKSVLEEEDIYGKQWLLTDLDEIFSRYIVLPE; encoded by the coding sequence ATGATAACGCCTCTAATGTTAACGGGTCGTTCTACTGACCATTTGGTCACTTTATCAGGCCAACACCGTTTACAATTTAATGCCACTAAAGCGTTTTTAGCATTACAGCAACAAGCAACAAAAGCAGGTTTTAAATTAATGCCAGCCAGCTCTTTTCGCGATTTTAATCGCCAACTGGCAATATGGAATGGCAAATTTGAAGGAACGCGCCCTGTCTTAGATGCACAAAGCCAACCAATAGATATTCATTCACTATCAGAAGGTGAGCGTTGTACTGCCATTTTAAAATGGTCAGCATTGCCGGGAGCAAGTCGCCACCATTGGGGAACTGAAATTGATATTTATGATCCTTTTCGCTTACCTGAAGGACAATCATTACAGTTAGAGCCTTGGGAGTATGAAGACGGCGGCTATTTTGCAGAGCTTAATGAGTGGTTAACGGAAAATATGTCAGCATATGATTTTTATCGCCCTTTTACTCATAAAGAGAGCGATATTGCTTACGAACCTTGGCATATCAGTTATTGGCCTCTATCTCATGAAGCCTCACTTGCTTACACACCTGAAATTCTTAAATCAGTGTTAGAGGAAGAAGATATTTATGGTAAGCAGTGGTTATTAACGGATCTTGACGAGATATTTTCACGTTATATTGTTTTGCCTGAATAA
- a CDS encoding DUF454 family protein, whose translation MKRILLIIAGWLCVGLATLGVILPVLPTTPFLLLAAWCFSRSSTRFHHWLLYRSWFGSYLRYWQTYRAMPKGAKPKAILVILITFAISLWLVSMLWVRILLLMILVCLLIFMWRLPVNDQQEAPCEK comes from the coding sequence ATGAAACGGATATTATTGATTATAGCAGGTTGGTTATGTGTTGGATTAGCCACGCTGGGTGTTATTTTACCTGTATTACCCACAACACCTTTTTTATTACTTGCTGCATGGTGTTTTTCACGCTCATCAACACGCTTTCATCATTGGTTGCTTTACCGTTCTTGGTTTGGTTCTTATTTACGTTATTGGCAAACTTATCGTGCCATGCCTAAAGGGGCGAAACCTAAAGCTATCTTAGTGATCTTAATTACTTTTGCGATTTCACTGTGGTTAGTATCAATGCTATGGGTCAGAATATTATTACTCATGATCCTAGTTTGTTTATTAATTTTTATGTGGAGACTTCCTGTAAACGATCAACAAGAAGCCCCATGTGAGAAATAA